The proteins below are encoded in one region of Meriones unguiculatus strain TT.TT164.6M chromosome 18, Bangor_MerUng_6.1, whole genome shotgun sequence:
- the Mapkbp1 gene encoding mitogen-activated protein kinase-binding protein 1 isoform X1 — translation MAGEGSTITSRLKNLLRSPSIKLRRSKAGNRREDLSSKVTLEKVLGVTVSGGRGLACDPRSGLVAYPAGCVVVLFSPRKHKQHHILNSSRKTITALAFSPDGKYLVTGESGHMPAVRVWDVAERSQVAELQEHKYGVACVAFSPSAKYIVSVGYQHDMIVNVWAWKKNIVVASNKVSSRVTAVSFSEDCSYFVTAGNRHIKFWYLDDSKTSKVNATVPLLGRSGLLGELRNNLFTDVACGRGKKADSTFCITSSGLLCEFSDRRLLDKWVELRNTDSFTTTVAHCISVSQEYIFCGCADGTVRLFNPSNLHFLSTLPRPHALGTDIASITEASCLFSGGADARYPDTIALTFDPTNQWLSCVYNDHSIYVWDVRDPKKVGKVYSALYHSSCVWSVEVYPEVKDSNQACLPPSSFITCSSDNTIRLWNTESSGVHGSTLHRNILSNDLIKIIYVDGNTQALLDTELPGGDKADGSLMDPRVGIRSVCISPNGQHLASGDRMGTLRVHELQSLNEMLKVEAHDSEILCLEYSKPDTGLKLLASASRDRLIHVLDAGREYSLQQTLDEHSSSITAVKFAASDGQVRMISCGADKSIYFRTAQKSGEGVQFTRTHHVVRKTTLYDMDVEPSWKYTAIGCQDRNIRIFNISSGKQKKLYKGSQGEDGTLIKVQTDPSGIYIATSCSDKNLSIFDFSSGECVATMFGHSEIVTGMKFSNDCKHLISVSGDSCIFVWRLSSEMTISMRQRLAELRQRQRGSKQQGPTSPQRASGPKQHQVPVIPPSGPALSSDSDKEGEDEGTEEEELPALPILGKSTKKDPGSSPALLRSLSHWEMSQAQETMEFLGPPPAVNTGPKRRGRWAQPGVELSVRSMLDLRQLETLAPSPRGPSQDSLAESPAGPGKHGPQAPELSYASQNEKAPQLQASQPCSCPHIIQLLSQEEGVFAQDLEPSPIEDGIVYPEPSDSPTMDTSAFQVQAPSRGSLGRVYPGSRGSEKHSPDSACSVDYSSSRLSSPEHPNEDSESTEPLSVDGISSDLEEPAEGEEEEEEEGGTGLCGLQEGSPHTPDQEQFLKQHFETLANGAAPGGPARVQERTESRSISSRFLLQVQTSPLREPSLSSSSLTLSRPDQVAQVSGEQLKGSGATPPGAPPEKEPSSGNSGPQRVAPVLLPRRRNNLDSSWAPKKVAAARPLAALQKAQSVHCLVAHDELPSSRPLPSREVEIQGSLGSLPQADGHPSRPHSYQSPTTSSMAKLARSISVGENPGLAAEPPAPTPARISPFNKPALPSRAHLVLDIPKPLPDRPTLTTFSPVTKVLVHSEAEQTGSLVSLGKAHTAVVGEGTTHKPRTECQAHPSPKHPCAQQLLQGPERLQPPTPEKTPNAMEGTRPGAAPNQDPELALSLQQCEQLVAELRGNVHQAVHLYHLVTSCKTPSAEQSHITRLLRDTFSSVRQELEALAGAALSSPGGSPGAVGAEQTQALLEQYSELLLRAVERRMECRL, via the exons GTGACCTTGGAGAAGGTGCTGGGAGTAACAGTATCTGGAGGCAGAGGACTTGCCTGTGATCCCCGATCAGGTTTAGTTGCCTATCCAGCTGG GTGTGTGGTTGTGCTCTTCAGTCCCCGGAAACATAAGCAGCACCATATCCTCAACAGCTCCAG GAAAACCATTACTGCCCTTGCCTTCTCCCCTGATGGCAAGTACTTGGTCACTGGAGAG AGTGGGCACATGCCTGCCGTGCGGGTTTGGGATGTGGCGGAACGGAGCCAGGTGGCAGAGCTGCAAGAGCATAAGTATGGCGTGGCTTGTGTGGCTTTCTCCCCTAGTGCCAAGTACATTGTCTCTGTGGGTTACCAGCATGATATGATTGTCAACGTGTGGGCCTGGAAG AAAAACATTGTGGTGGCCTCCAATAAAGTGTCTAGTCGGGTGACAGCAGTGTCCTTTTCTGAAGACTGCAGCTACTTTGTCACTGCAGGCAACCGGCACATCAAATTCTGGTACCTCGATGACAGCAAGACCTCGAAG GTGAACGCCACTGTGCCCCTGCTGGGCCGCTCAGGGCTGCTGGGCGAGCTGCGGAACAACCTGTTCACTGATGTGGCATGTGGCCGAGGGAAAAAGGCTGACAGCACTTTCTGTATCACCTCATCGGGGTTGCTGTGCGAGTTCAGTGATCGAAGGCTTCTGGACAAATGGGTGGAGCTAAGA AACACAGACAGCTTCACA ACCACTGTGGCCCACTGCATCTCTGTCAGCCAGGAGTACATCTTCTGTGGCTGTGCTGACGGTACTGTGCGCCTGTTCAATCCCTCCAACCTGCACTTCCTCAGTACCTTACCCAGACCCCATGCCCTGGGAACGGACATCGCCAGCATCACCGAGGCCAG cTGCCTCTTCTCTGGAGGGGCTGATGCCAGGTACCCAGACACCATTGCCTTGACCTTTGATCCAACTAATCAGTGGCTGTCTTGTGTATACAACGACCACAGCATCTATGTTTGGGATGTGAGGGACCCCAAGAAAGTGGGCAAGGTGTACTCAGCTCTGTAtcattcttcctgtgtctggagTGTGGAG GTCTACCCAGAGGTGAAGGACAGTAATCAGGCCTGTCTTCCCCCCAGTTCCTTTATCACCTGCTCCTCAGACAACACCATCCGCCTGTGGAACACAGAGAGCTCTGGGGTACATGGCTCTACCCTGCACCGAAACATCCTCAGCAAT GATCTCATTAAGATCATTTATGTAGACGGGAACACTCAGGCTctgttggacactgagctccctGGAGGAGACAAAGCTGATGGGTCCTTGATGGATCCCCGAGTAGGCATCCGTTCTGTGTGCATCAGCCCCAATGGACAGCACCTAGCTTCAGGAGACCGAATGGGGACCCTGAG GGTACATGAGCTGCAGTCACTGAATGAGATGCTGAAGGTAGAGGCCCATGACTCTGAGATCTTGTGCCTGGAATACTCTAAGCCAGACACAG GTCTGAAGCTGCTAGCCTCAGCAAGCCGGGACCGTCTGATCCATGTGCTGGACGCTGGGCGGGAGTACAGCCTGCAGCAGACACTGGACGAGCACTCCTCCTCTATCACTGCTGTCAAGTTTGCAG CCAGTGATGGGCAAGTGAGAATGATCAGCTGTGGTGCAGACAAGAGCATTTACTTCCGAACTGCACAGAAG TCTGGAGAAGGGGTGCAGTTTACACGAACACACCACGTGGTACGGAAGACAACCCTCTATGACATGGATGTGGAACCCAGCTGGAAGTACACAGCCATCGGCTGCCAAGACCGAAATATTCG GATCTTCAACATCAGCAGCGGGAAGCAGAAAAAGCTGTACAAAGGGTCACAGGGTGAAGACGGCACTCTCATTAAG GTGCAGACAGACCCCTCAGGGATCTACATTGCCACCAGCTGTTCTGATAAGAATCTCTCCATTTTTGACTTCTCCTCAGGCGAGTGTGTGGCCACTATGTTTGGTCACTCAG AGATTGTCACTGGCATGAAATTTAGTAATGATTGCAAACATCTCATCTCTGTGTCAGGGGACAG CTGCATATTTGTCTGGCGCCTGAGCTCTGAGATGACTATCAGCATGAGGCAGCGCCTGGCTGAGTTGCGCCAGCGACAGCGAGGGTCCAAGCAGCAAGGCCCAACCTCTCCCCAAAGGGCTTCTGGACCCAAACA GCACCAAGTTCCAGTGATACCCCCTTCTGGACCAGCTCTTTCCTCAGACAGTGACAaggagggagaggatgagggtACCGAAGAAGAAGAACTGCCAGCTCTGCCCATCCTTGGCAAGAGCACCAAGAAAGATCCAG GCTCTAGTCCAGCCCTGCTCCGAAGCCTGTCTCACTGGGAAATGAGTCAG GCACAAGAGACTATGGAGTTTCTGGGCCCACCTCCTGCAGTGAACACAGGACCCAAAAGAAGAGGGCGCTGGGCTCAGCCAGGCGTGGAGCTGAGTGTTCGCTCCATGCTGGACTTGAGACAGCTAGAGACCTTGGCCCCAAGCCCTCGAGGCCCCAGCCAGGACTCACTGGCTGAGTCCCCAGCTGGTCCTGGGAAGCATGGTCCCCAGGCTCCTGAACTCTCATATGCTAGCCAG AATGAAAAGGCCCCCCAGCTTCAGGCTTCCCAACCCTGTTCCTGTCCCCACATTATCCAGTTGTTGTCACAAGAGGAAGGAGTCTTTGCCCAAGATCTGGAGCCTTCACCCATTGAAGATGGTATTGTCTACCCGGAACCCAGTGACAGCCCCACCATGGATACCAG TGCGTTTCAGGTGCAGGCTCCAAGCCGAGGGTCCCTAGGAAGGGTGTACCCAGGCAGCAGGGGCTCAGAGAAGCACAGTCCTGACAGCGCGTGCTCTGTGGATTACAGCAGCAGCCGGCTCTCCAGCCCTGAGCACCCCAATGAAG ACTCTGAGAGCACAGAGCCCCTAAGTGTGGATGGCATCTCCTCAGACCTTGAAGAGCCGGCCGAgggtgaggaagaagaggaagaagagggaggcacTGGCCTCTGTGGGCTACAAGAAGGCAGCCCTCATACCCCGGATCAGGAGCAGTTTCTAAAACAGCACTTTGAGACTCTGGCCAATGGGGCTGCTCCAG GGGGTCCAGCACGAGTCCAAGAAAGAACAGAGTCTCGGAGCATCTCATCACGATTCCTGCTGCAAGTGCAGACCTCCCCACTCAG GGAACCATCCCTGTCCTCCTCAAGCTTGACCTTGTCAAGACCTGACCAGGTGGCACAGGTATCCGGTGAGCAGCTAAAAGGCAGTGGTGCCACTCCCCCAGGAGCACCCCCAGAAAAGGAACCCTCTTCTGGCAACTCCGGCCCCCAGCGGGTGGCCCCCGTGCTGTTGCCACGACGTCGTAACAACCTGGACAGCAGCTGGGCCCCCAAGAAAGTGGCTGCAGCCCGCCCCTTAGCTGCACTCCAGAAAGCCCAGTCGGTGCACTGCCTGGTAGCACACG ATGAGCTGCCTTCATCGCGTCCCCTGCCCTCCCGGGAGGTGGAGATCCAAGGCAGCTTAGGATCCCTGCCACAAGCTGATGGCCACCCATCTCGGCCCCACTCCTACCAGAGCCCCACCACCAGTTCTATGGCCAAGCTAGCTCGAAGCATTTCTGTTGGTGAGAACCCAGGCCTGGCGGCTGAACCTCCAGCTCCTACACCAGCACGAATCTCACCATTCAACAAACCAGCTCTACCTAGCCGGGCTCACCTTGTTTTGGACATCCCCAAACCACTTCCTGACCGTCCTACTCTGACCACATTCTCACCTGTAACCAAGGTCCTGGTCCACAGTGAAGCAGAACAGACTGGCTCCCTGGTGAGCCTAGGAAAGGCTCACACTGCGGTTGTAGGGGAGGGAACCACTCATAAACCTAGGACAGAGTGCCAAGCTCATCCTAGCCccaaacacccctgtgcccagcaaCTCCTCCAAGGCCCTGAGCGTTTGCAGCCCCCAACCCCCGAGAAGACTCCTAACGCCATGGAAGGCACCAGGCCAGGGGCAGCCCCGAACCAGGACCCAG AACTGGCCTTGAGCCTGCAACAATGTGAACAGCTTGTGGCAGAGCTCCGGGGGAATGTTCACCAGGCCGTGCATCTCTACCACTTG GTGACAAGCTGTAAGACACCTTCAGCAGAGCAGAGTCACATCACCCGTCTCCTGAGAGACACCTTCTCCTCCGTGCGGCAGGAGCTGGAGGCCCTGGCCGGGGCTGCGCTGTCCAGCCCAGGTGGCAGCCCTGGGGCTGTGGGGGCTGAGCAAACTCAGGCCCTGTTGGAGCAGTACTCAGAGCTATTGCTTCGAGCTGTGGAGCGGCGCATGGAGTGCAGACTCTGA